The following coding sequences lie in one Haematobia irritans isolate KBUSLIRL chromosome 3, ASM5000362v1, whole genome shotgun sequence genomic window:
- the yin gene encoding yin isoform X2, which translates to MSEEALVPVKYPKAVGFIISNEFCERFNYYGMRTILVLYLTSKLQYDDDTSTVLFHVFTMLVYLCPLVGAIVADSWLGKFKTILNLSIVYAIGGVIMALGAIPVLKLPVQAVTILGLVLIAIGTGGIKPCVSAFGGDQFRLPEQAKQLATFFSLFYFAINAGSMISTSVTPILREDVHCFGDNDCFSLAFGVPAVLMLLSVVIFVAGKKLYIMKPPAGNMILGVSQCITKAIGGWRRERKTMPRKHWLDYAEPAVGQKMVSDTKILLKILVLFLPFPVFWALFDQQGSRWTFQATRMDGEIFGFFIKPDQMQVINPLLILGFIPLFDYVLYPLLSMVGIRRPLQKLTLGGLLAAAAFLLSAFVELKLEAVAPVMPGKMTSQLRVYNGMPCDYKFLSNFPMANNANETHVPALGMWVEREVKAPELTSYRFDASSADPSCPGISGMFNVKPGKAVSYFIANDRMHEFKDSPEQPKLGNPLLRVMLNVPVGQTKFTITDASGTMTHLSSYNTSQLLTVTRGKVVLNMNGMPVMNMTARAGGVYVLMANGNFREGYIYATHVVTEPNSVHMLWQLPQIIVITAAEIMFSITGLEFSFTQAPQSMKSVLQACWLLSVALGNMLVVVIAELKFFESQAAEFALFAALMIVDMFIFMLLAIRYKYVTHSEESDPEMGEKPVKGNNEQPSQLPSSKEDLSNQNSKENNPTGSQTEAPNGFSNEAYDHNDEPK; encoded by the exons CCGGTAAAGTATCCAAAAGCAGTGGGATTTATCATCAGTAATGAGTTCTGTGAACGTTTCAATTACTATGGCATGAGAA cCATATTGGTTCTCTATCTAACCAGTAAATTACAATATGATGATGATACATCTACAGTTTTATTCCATGTCTTCACAATGTTGGTCTATCTATGTCCCCTGGTGGGTGCCATAGTTGCTGACAGTTGGTTGGGTAAATTTAAGACAATTCTAAATTTATCCATTGTATATGCCATTGGTGGAGTTATAATGGCTTTGGGTGCAATACCAGTATTAAAATTACCAGTTCa AGCTGTTACAATACTGGGTCTTGTGCTTATAGCCATCGGAACCGGAGGTATCAAACCTTGTGTATCGGCATTTGGTGGAGATCAATTCCGTTTGCCAGAACAAGCTAAACAATTGGCCACATTCTTTTCATTATTCTACTTTGCCATTAATGCCGGTTCTATGATTTCCACATCGGTGACACCCATATTGCGTGAAGATGTCCACTGTTTCGGCGATAATGATTGCTTCTCTTTGGCTTTTGGAGTTCCTGCTGTATTGATGTTATTGTCTGTGGTGATATTTGTTGCCGGCAAAAAGTTATACATAATGAAACCTCCTGCTGGTAATATGATTTTGGGTGTCTCACAATGCATCACCAAGGCTATAGGAGGATGGAGACGTGAACGGAAAACCATGCCACGAAAACACTGGCTAGACTATGCAGAACCTGCTGTGGGGCAAAAGATGGTATCCGATACTAAGATCTTGTTGAAGATTTTGGTTCTTTTCTTACCTTTCCCCGTGTTCTGGGCCTTATTCGATCAACAAGGTTCTAGATGGACCTTCCAAGCCACACGAATGGATGgtgaaatttttggttttttcattAAACCCGATCAAATGCAAGTCATTAACCCCCTGCTCATTTTGGGTTTTATTCCTCTCTTCGATTATGTTCTATATCCTTTGCTCTCCATGGTGGGCATTCGCAGACCTCTACAAAAGTTAACACTTGGTGGTCTTTTAGCTGCTGCAGCTTTTCTACTATCAGCTTTTGTTGAATTGAAATTGGAAGCAGTGGCCCCGGTTATGCCTGGAAAAATGACCTCACAATTGAGAGTTTATAATGGTATGCCTTGTGATTATAAATTCCTAAGTAATTTCCCCATGGCCAACAATGCCAATGAGACTCATGTTCCTGCCCTGGGTATGTGGGTTGAAAGGGAAGTTAAGGCTCCAGAACTAACTTCATATCGGTTTGATGCCTCTTCGGCGGATCCATCTTGCCCCGGAATTTCTGGCATGTTCAATGTGAAACCAGGAAAAGCTGTAAGCTATTTTATAGCCAATGATCGCATGCATGAATTCAAAGATAGTCCAGAACAACCCAAATTGGGTAATCCTTTATTGCGTGTTATGCTGAATGTTCCTGTCGGTCAGACAAAATTCACCATAACCGATGCTTCGGGAACTATGACACATCTCTCCTCATACAATACCTCCCAGCTATTGACGGTAACTAGGGGTAAAGTTGTTTTGAACATGAATGGTATGCCGGTTATGAATATGACAGCTAGAGCTGGTGGTGTCTATGTCCTCATGGCCAATGGaaatttcagggaaggttat aTCTATGCAACTCATGTAGTTACTGAACCCAATTCAGTCCATATGCTATGGCAACTTCCTCAAATTATTGTTATAACAGCTGCCGAGATTATGTTTTCTATTACTGGTCTGGAATTCTCCTTCACTCAAGCTCCTCAAAGTATGAAATCCGTATTACAGGCATGTTGGCTACTTTCCGTGGCCCTTGGAAATATGTTGGTTGTGGTTATAGCAGAGCTTAAATTCTTCGAGTCACAG gCTGCTGAATTTGCTTTGTTTGCTGCTTTAATGATAGTCGATATGTTCATCTTCATGCTATTGGCTATCCGTTACAAATACGTGACGCATTCCGAGGAAAGTGATCCTGAAATGGGAGAAAAGCCTGTAAAAGGTAACAATGAACAGCCATCTCAATTGCCATCTAGTAAAGAAGACCTATCAAATCAAAACTCTAAAGAGAACAATCCCACGGGATCGCAGACAGAGGCTCCTAATGGATTCTCCAACGAGGCTTATGATCATAATGACGAGCCCAAATAA
- the yin gene encoding yin isoform X1, whose product MVSSSFKVSEAEPVKYPKAVGFIISNEFCERFNYYGMRTILVLYLTSKLQYDDDTSTVLFHVFTMLVYLCPLVGAIVADSWLGKFKTILNLSIVYAIGGVIMALGAIPVLKLPVQAVTILGLVLIAIGTGGIKPCVSAFGGDQFRLPEQAKQLATFFSLFYFAINAGSMISTSVTPILREDVHCFGDNDCFSLAFGVPAVLMLLSVVIFVAGKKLYIMKPPAGNMILGVSQCITKAIGGWRRERKTMPRKHWLDYAEPAVGQKMVSDTKILLKILVLFLPFPVFWALFDQQGSRWTFQATRMDGEIFGFFIKPDQMQVINPLLILGFIPLFDYVLYPLLSMVGIRRPLQKLTLGGLLAAAAFLLSAFVELKLEAVAPVMPGKMTSQLRVYNGMPCDYKFLSNFPMANNANETHVPALGMWVEREVKAPELTSYRFDASSADPSCPGISGMFNVKPGKAVSYFIANDRMHEFKDSPEQPKLGNPLLRVMLNVPVGQTKFTITDASGTMTHLSSYNTSQLLTVTRGKVVLNMNGMPVMNMTARAGGVYVLMANGNFREGYIYATHVVTEPNSVHMLWQLPQIIVITAAEIMFSITGLEFSFTQAPQSMKSVLQACWLLSVALGNMLVVVIAELKFFESQAAEFALFAALMIVDMFIFMLLAIRYKYVTHSEESDPEMGEKPVKGNNEQPSQLPSSKEDLSNQNSKENNPTGSQTEAPNGFSNEAYDHNDEPK is encoded by the exons CCGGTAAAGTATCCAAAAGCAGTGGGATTTATCATCAGTAATGAGTTCTGTGAACGTTTCAATTACTATGGCATGAGAA cCATATTGGTTCTCTATCTAACCAGTAAATTACAATATGATGATGATACATCTACAGTTTTATTCCATGTCTTCACAATGTTGGTCTATCTATGTCCCCTGGTGGGTGCCATAGTTGCTGACAGTTGGTTGGGTAAATTTAAGACAATTCTAAATTTATCCATTGTATATGCCATTGGTGGAGTTATAATGGCTTTGGGTGCAATACCAGTATTAAAATTACCAGTTCa AGCTGTTACAATACTGGGTCTTGTGCTTATAGCCATCGGAACCGGAGGTATCAAACCTTGTGTATCGGCATTTGGTGGAGATCAATTCCGTTTGCCAGAACAAGCTAAACAATTGGCCACATTCTTTTCATTATTCTACTTTGCCATTAATGCCGGTTCTATGATTTCCACATCGGTGACACCCATATTGCGTGAAGATGTCCACTGTTTCGGCGATAATGATTGCTTCTCTTTGGCTTTTGGAGTTCCTGCTGTATTGATGTTATTGTCTGTGGTGATATTTGTTGCCGGCAAAAAGTTATACATAATGAAACCTCCTGCTGGTAATATGATTTTGGGTGTCTCACAATGCATCACCAAGGCTATAGGAGGATGGAGACGTGAACGGAAAACCATGCCACGAAAACACTGGCTAGACTATGCAGAACCTGCTGTGGGGCAAAAGATGGTATCCGATACTAAGATCTTGTTGAAGATTTTGGTTCTTTTCTTACCTTTCCCCGTGTTCTGGGCCTTATTCGATCAACAAGGTTCTAGATGGACCTTCCAAGCCACACGAATGGATGgtgaaatttttggttttttcattAAACCCGATCAAATGCAAGTCATTAACCCCCTGCTCATTTTGGGTTTTATTCCTCTCTTCGATTATGTTCTATATCCTTTGCTCTCCATGGTGGGCATTCGCAGACCTCTACAAAAGTTAACACTTGGTGGTCTTTTAGCTGCTGCAGCTTTTCTACTATCAGCTTTTGTTGAATTGAAATTGGAAGCAGTGGCCCCGGTTATGCCTGGAAAAATGACCTCACAATTGAGAGTTTATAATGGTATGCCTTGTGATTATAAATTCCTAAGTAATTTCCCCATGGCCAACAATGCCAATGAGACTCATGTTCCTGCCCTGGGTATGTGGGTTGAAAGGGAAGTTAAGGCTCCAGAACTAACTTCATATCGGTTTGATGCCTCTTCGGCGGATCCATCTTGCCCCGGAATTTCTGGCATGTTCAATGTGAAACCAGGAAAAGCTGTAAGCTATTTTATAGCCAATGATCGCATGCATGAATTCAAAGATAGTCCAGAACAACCCAAATTGGGTAATCCTTTATTGCGTGTTATGCTGAATGTTCCTGTCGGTCAGACAAAATTCACCATAACCGATGCTTCGGGAACTATGACACATCTCTCCTCATACAATACCTCCCAGCTATTGACGGTAACTAGGGGTAAAGTTGTTTTGAACATGAATGGTATGCCGGTTATGAATATGACAGCTAGAGCTGGTGGTGTCTATGTCCTCATGGCCAATGGaaatttcagggaaggttat aTCTATGCAACTCATGTAGTTACTGAACCCAATTCAGTCCATATGCTATGGCAACTTCCTCAAATTATTGTTATAACAGCTGCCGAGATTATGTTTTCTATTACTGGTCTGGAATTCTCCTTCACTCAAGCTCCTCAAAGTATGAAATCCGTATTACAGGCATGTTGGCTACTTTCCGTGGCCCTTGGAAATATGTTGGTTGTGGTTATAGCAGAGCTTAAATTCTTCGAGTCACAG gCTGCTGAATTTGCTTTGTTTGCTGCTTTAATGATAGTCGATATGTTCATCTTCATGCTATTGGCTATCCGTTACAAATACGTGACGCATTCCGAGGAAAGTGATCCTGAAATGGGAGAAAAGCCTGTAAAAGGTAACAATGAACAGCCATCTCAATTGCCATCTAGTAAAGAAGACCTATCAAATCAAAACTCTAAAGAGAACAATCCCACGGGATCGCAGACAGAGGCTCCTAATGGATTCTCCAACGAGGCTTATGATCATAATGACGAGCCCAAATAA